In Cydia pomonella isolate Wapato2018A chromosome 12, ilCydPomo1, whole genome shotgun sequence, the sequence AGAACAAAGCCGGGAAGCTCGACATAGCTTTAGTTTGTAAATGCTTCAACAGTAATGTAATGCTTTCATTCCCAGCCACGATCAAATCAGGTTCCGCATCATCTTTCAAAGTCTTAGTAAGTACCTGAAGTATCTTAGTTATGGATTCAGTCAGGAAGGACCAGCTCACGGTCTGAGATGTAGTAGGGCTGAGTAAATTGCCCAAACTCTTTACAACAGTGTTAAACACATTAAGAAATGAGGTTATCTTCTGGATACAGTCCTCCGCTGATGTAGACTCTGTATCTGTGTCACTTTTGTTAGAATCCAGGTCAGTTGAATAAGCTACCATATCCTCAACAAATTGGTTCAGCAGGTTTACTGAGAACCCGACATCAGCCTGCCAGTGACGGCTCAGTTTAAACAGCGATTGTAAGGCAAACTCCTTGATTTTTCTCGGTTGAGCATTATCTACATGCCAGCCGACTAGAATGTCCACAGTATCCACAAAATGATTGGCAAAGTGTTCTGGGTATGAGTTCGACATCACTATCATGGCAGTTATGGCAGCCATAAAGACATCGGCTGAGTCAGTGCCCTCTATAATGACTTGAAGGCGAACCAGAGTTGTCTCTGCAAACTCTGACAGATTTGGTGTCTGAAAGTCCAGTTGAAATGTCTCAGAAAAGGATAGTATGAGCAGGTGTTTGATAGAGCTATTATGTGCTGTATATGTAGACTCAATCCACTCCAGATGTTTACGGAAATCCGGCCCCATGACATAACCAATCCTGCCAAGGACAACAGCGGCTTGTTCCTTTGTTTCTGGCCCTGGGGCATCATACAGCACATCAAGAAGTGATTCAACAAGTATGTCATAAGACCTTCTAATGTATCTGGCGTTTTCTGGAAGCATGACTGCCTCCTGCAGCTTGCTGCATATCGCGAGCGACTTTTCGATATCCACCTCGGCACACAGGCGACGCAGCAGTTTAGATATGCGTGGATCTTCGGGCAGATGGATAGACAGTTCAGAACGCTCGTAGAAATTTTTGGTAGAGTTCGTTTGGGCCCAGGAATCAGCCGCGGCATGAGCTAACGGTTCGTGATATTTAAAGGAACCGTCCAGATCTCGGTCGCTGCGGGGCGGCAGGCCTCTGCCtcggccgccgcgcccgccgcctcTCGAGTGTCGAAACTCCGTAACCCGGCCACGGGGCCGAAAACGCCCGTCTCGGCTCGGCCCGCCAAAAGAAGACGATGCATCATAAGAACCAACATAACCTCTGACCTTATCATCCGTGTTTTCTTGGCCGATTTCTTCCCGTTCAAGAACGTCGGGGGGCTCCGACCCCTTCAAGTTTTTCACTTTATTATTTGCAGTGGTTGATAACATCACTAAAATTGTCTCTAGGGGCACAAATATGACCACACATGGCCGCAAAATTACGCAAATTTACGGTCAAAACAGTCGTTTTCAGCCAACACACAACGAAAACGTTACTATAGACAATTTTTACATCTTTCTAAAACGTCACTGTAACAGCTGTCACTTTGAAAAAAACTGTAGCTTCAAAGATTTCTGAACaaagaaataatattattttacatcaTAATTTGAATATTTACAGATATTATTATAAGAACTTGCACACTTTAGCATAAATCATTCCaattacaattttttgtatACATGTTTCTTTACTGTACTGTTAACTGTTACTTACTTTACTGAActcattaattaaataaatgaaaccaTGGAGAATCATCTCAAAATTTCTGGACGACAGTTCAGTGTCATTAAAGTCACAACAAATGATATAACCTCAAATACTACAAAGGCGTGTACTGACTATTTCTTCGTGTATAAATGgtataaataatgaattacaaaactaaatgaaACTTTAAGACGAAAACATGAAGTCGAGTAAACGTCCACTAATTTTCAAAGGTACGTTGTTATAATTAACTCATTAATACTTATCTATTTCTAAACACATTTCATAATATTCAGTTTTATAACGCAATATTTGATTTCAGCTTTAGAATTAAAAGTTGCGGATGATTCAGAGTCTCCCCACACAATCTATATCAAAGAGCATGCGGTAAGGGATCACACAGAGGACAGACCTCAAGGCAGAACTTTATTCGTTGTTAACATCCCTccatatattgacgaaaatggaATCAAAAACGCATTTCAAGACGCTGGCACTGTCAAATCTGTGGCTCTTTTAGAAAAGCCGGGTCCttcagaaacaaaaacaatagacAAATTCCTTCCAGTCACCCAGAAACCTATTTTCAAAGTGGGTTATGTAGTCTTTGCTAAAGTAGCACAGTTAGATAAAGCTCTAGCTCTTACAGAACTCGCACCTGTTAACTCCGACAAATATCAGATCAAATGTGGCATGAAAAAGTGGGTAGAAGAGTACAACAACTCAGTACTGCTGGCAAAAGAACTGAAAGAAAAAGTAGAGGCATTTATGAAAAAACATGATGAGAAAACTAAACAAGCTGAGCATAAAGAGAAAAAGTTAGAAGAAGAGGATGATGATGGCTGGATCACGGTCACTAAGAAAGGAAAAGTACAAAGCTTCGCTCGCTCTGAGAAAGTAGAGAGCAAGGTCATGGCTAaagaagagaaaaataaaaagaggAAAGAATTGAAAAACTTCTACACCTTCCAGATTAGAGAGTCGAAAATGAAGCATGTGGTAGCTTTGCGACAGAAGTTTGAAGAGGACAAGAAGAAAATAGCTCAGATTAAACAGAGTCGTAGGTTTAAGCCTTTCTGAATAAACTAGTTTagaataaatatgtttacattattttttgactTTGGAGTTTAATAACTGGAaaagcataataaaataaacatattattttataaaaaaaacaatatggcAATGAAACTATGATATTAGTTTTAGAAAATTGTCTTTAATCCataaactatttacaatatgctaaattcatatttataaacttaattTAATCATTCCTTTGTACAGCAATTCATcttctatgaaaataaaatacgtatttcTGGATACACTGACAAGTAATTGATTACTAAAGCTATGTGGTTGCCTGACTTGGCtgacttttttttcacaataagTTTCTgctataaatttcattttctaaaatactaatttaacAGTCAGTGTACTTAACATCTGCACAGAATTGGATTCGTGAAAATGAATTGTATCTCGAAGGATATTTTAGTAGCCAAAGAGTTCCATTATCTATTCTGCCTTCATGGTACCAAATTACTGTattgttgtttaatttatatattggcTCGCCCAGACCAATAAAATATAGTAATAGATCTCttatgccatttttttttaatatgcgggttttttaaataaaagcgtATGCTCGgtctgtgtggacccacctaATTAGTGTCTTTTTATGGTAATAAATTCTTCCTATCTTAATTCATAGGGTTGAATGGTAAATCCTATGCTGGCattatctgtaaaatactttgaCCCCATTAAATTTTCAGGCTCTAAGCAAAGGTAATGCTACAGATCTAATCAATCTCAATGAGTTGGTCCTGTCAGCAGAGCGAGCGATGCGCCTGCACCACAATTCGCAGCAGCCTGTTCTCCGGCAGAGAATCCAGAGTTGCTAGCAGATGATTGATGTTGCCGTATACGCAGCCTGATGAGAGTGCAACTTGTACGGCTTGGCCGAGTCGATCCAAACAGTCCTGGgaaaagttacatttttaaAGATTTACAAGCGAACAGTGGGCTAATGAGTGgatgaaataatttaaagtatGAACGTATTGAACATCCTTTAACTGTGCCTGTCCATT encodes:
- the LOC133523336 gene encoding ribosomal RNA-processing protein 7 homolog A produces the protein MKSSKRPLIFKALELKVADDSESPHTIYIKEHAVRDHTEDRPQGRTLFVVNIPPYIDENGIKNAFQDAGTVKSVALLEKPGPSETKTIDKFLPVTQKPIFKVGYVVFAKVAQLDKALALTELAPVNSDKYQIKCGMKKWVEEYNNSVLLAKELKEKVEAFMKKHDEKTKQAEHKEKKLEEEDDDGWITVTKKGKVQSFARSEKVESKVMAKEEKNKKRKELKNFYTFQIRESKMKHVVALRQKFEEDKKKIAQIKQSRRFKPF